In the Dioscorea cayenensis subsp. rotundata cultivar TDr96_F1 chromosome 12, TDr96_F1_v2_PseudoChromosome.rev07_lg8_w22 25.fasta, whole genome shotgun sequence genome, one interval contains:
- the LOC120273265 gene encoding uncharacterized protein LOC120273265, with protein sequence MINDIKMSTDGAHQNHYTFQTSCLMSWRIWKNTMFRKHTLFLQISLRSVYSSESDGKYTRSYADCQRKQQYDVSFGLLDEKFHDQMNYDAWKKKPFHADGCLSLFPEAKRTVVNPEDPFLDNFRTGTSIDKSFDFSGGFQNSAPLTSDFRQLTAERVNSATNSSANFETTIDPHAWSFTGKEDMHDSFSLFSEESCSSTAVGEERSYEFESQSIGIGSRHSNFNDWEQFHSPSKKVQKFSAKKAIHAGLGKVRQKNNLVGSQRSEKAQNQGSPKASRHLQELSIFQTVWEPESIPPFEEGFTSTELDTSSFSCKRKPEGDLFSIPTPEAFFSTELNGKSNFPVDHGVEESGQPSSGFDFHTQKPGKHFMEAEGYFLNISHADGFQYEQPTY encoded by the exons ATGATAAATGACATCAAAATGTCAACAGATGGAGCTCACCAGAATCATTACACATTTCAAACATCATGCTTGATGAGCTGGAGAATATGGAAAAACACAATGTTCAGAAAACATACATTATTTCTACAGATTTCTTTGCGATCAGTTTATAGTTCTGAAAGTGATGGAAAATACACTAGGTCTTATGCAGATTGTCAAAGGAAACAGCAATATGATG TTAGCTTTGGCCTCTTAGATGAAAAATTCCATGATCAAATGAACTATGACGCATGGAAGAAGAAACCATTTCATGCAGATGGCTGTCTTTCTCTTTTCCCAGAAGCTAAAAGAACTGTAGTAAACCCTGAAGACCCCTTTTTAGATAACTTCAG GACTGGAACAAGCATAGATAAAAGCTTTGACTTTTCAG GTGGCTTCCAGAATTCAGCACCATTGACCTCAGATTTCAGACAGTTAACAGCAGAAAGAGT GAATTCTGCAACTAATAGTAGTGCTAACTTTGAGACAACCATTGATCCTCATGCTTGGTCTTTCACTGGAAAGGAAGATATGCATGACAGCTTCAGTTTATTCAG TGAAGAGTCATGCTCATCCACAGCGG TTGGAGAGGAAAGGAGTTATGAATTTGAATCTCAGTCGATTGGAATTGGAAGTAGACACAGTAATTTTAATGATTGGGAACAGTTCCATAGTCCCTCCAAAaaagttcagaaattttctgccaAGAAAGCAATTCACGCCGGTCTGGGTAAAGTTCGCCAGAAAAACAATTTGGTTGGGTCGCAGCGATCTGAGAAAGCGCAAAATCAGGGGAGCCCAAAAGCAAGTCGTCAtttgcaagaactctctattttTCAGACGGTCTGGGAACCAGAAAGCATTCCTCCATTCGAGGAAGGATTTACTTCAACTGAACTTGATACCAGTTCTTTTAGCTGCAAGAGAAAGCCTGAGGGTGACCTCTTCAGCATACCCACTCCCGAAGCCTTTTTTTCTACAGAATTGAATGGGAAATCCAACTTTCCAGTTGACCACGGGGTTGAAGAATCAGGACAACCATCATCAGGTTTTGATTTTCACACGCAGAAACCGGGCAAACATTTTATGGAAGCGGAAGGCTATTTTCTAAACATATCTCATGCTGATGGTTTCCAATATGAGCAACCAACGTACTAG